One genomic region from Strix uralensis isolate ZFMK-TIS-50842 chromosome 5, bStrUra1, whole genome shotgun sequence encodes:
- the LOC141943905 gene encoding uncharacterized protein LOC141943905, with the protein MFYPLRLVFCHSWSVSVTLWVFLSLSGCFCHSRAVSVTLRVFPSLPGCFRHSPVVSITPGCFHHSLVVSVTPGVFPSLSGCFRHSPGVSVTSGVFPSLSGCFRHSPGVSITPRVFLSLPGCFCHSPVVSVTPGVFPSLPGCFCHSPVVSVTPGCFHRSLVVSVTPGVFPSLPGCFCHSPVVSVTPGCFHHSLVVSVTPGVFPSLSGCFRHSRGVSVTLRLFPSLPGVSITLWLFLSLPGCFRHSPVVSVTPRVFPSLPGCFRHSPVVSVTPGCFHHSLVVSVTPGVFPSLSGCFRHFRGVSVTLRLFPSLPGCFRHSRVFPSLSGCFRHSRVFPSLSGCFCHSRGVSITLRVFPSLPGCFCHSPVVSVTPGCFRHSLVVSVTPGVFPSLSGCFRHSWVVPRDRAAAGSG; encoded by the exons ATGTTTTACCCGCTCAGGTTGGTTTTCTGTCACTCCTGGTCTGTTTCTGTCACTCTCTGGGTGTTTCTGTCACTCTCTGGGTGTTTCTGTCACTCCCGGGCTGTTTCCGTCACTCTCCGGGTGTTTCCGTCACTCCCGGGGTGTTTCCGTCACTCTCCGGTTGTTTCCATCACTCCCGGGTGTTTCCATCACTCTCTGGTTGTTTCTGTCACTCCCGGGGTGTTTCCATCACTCTCCGGGTGTTTCCGTCACTCTCCGGGTGTTTCCGTCACTTCCGGGGTGTTTCCGTCACTCTCCGGGTGTTTCCGTCACTCTCCGGGTGTTTCCATCACTCCCAGGGTGTTTCTGTCACTCCCGGGGTGTTTCTGTCACTCTCCGGTTGTTTCTGTCACTCCCGGGGTGTTTCCGTCACTCCCGGGGTGTTTCTGTCACTCTCCGGTTGTTTCCGTCACTCCCGGGTGTTTCCATCGCTCTCTGGTTGTTTCCGTCACTCCCGGGGTGTTTCCGTCACTCCCGGGGTGTTTCTGTCACTCTCCGGTTGTTTCCGTCACTCCTGGGTGTTTCCATCACTCTCTGGTTGTTTCCGTCACTCCCGGGGTGTTTCCATCACTCTCCGGGTGTTTCCGTCACTCCCGGGGTGTTTCTGTCACTCTCCGGTTGTTTCCGTCACTCCCGGGTGTTTCCATCACTCTCTGGTTGTTTCTGTCACTCCCGGGGTGTTTCCGTCACTCTCCGGTTGTTTCCGTCACTCCCAGGGTGTTTCCGTCACTCCCGGGGTGTTTCCGTCACTCTCCGGTTGTTTCCGTCACTCCCGGGTGTTTCCATCACTCTCTGGTTGTTTCTGTCACTCCCGGGGTGTTTCCATCACTCTCCGGGTGTTTCCGTCACTTCCGGGGTGTTTCTGTCACTCTCCGGTTGTTTCCGTCACTCCCGG GGTGTTTCCGTCACTCCCGGGTGTTTCCGTCACTCTCCGGTTGTTTCCGTCACTCCCGGGTGTTTCCATCACTCTCTGGTTGTTTCTGTCACTCCCGGGGTGTTTCCATCACTCTCCGGGTGTTTCCGTCACTCCCGGGGTGTTTCTGTCACTCTCCGGTTGTTTCCGTCACTCCCGGGTGTTTCCGTCACTCTCTGGTTGTTTCTGTCACTCCAGGGGTGTTTCCGTCACTCTCCGGGTGTTTCCGTCACTCCTGGGTCGTTCCCCGGGACAGAGCGGCCGCAGGGAGCGGATGA
- the IRF5 gene encoding interferon regulatory factor 5, whose product MNPPPRRVRLKPWLVAQVSSQRYPGLRWLDPERRRFVIPWCHATRNPPTPPEHDTIFKAWAQVTGRLGTGAAPARWKATLRCALHKSREFRLLLDGPRARPPRPFRVYELCAEPRRDGAAEEDCDSGEEEEEEEEEMSQLQKLTALSIDDTQPRGDLLPPWTEEEEEPPFSGCAPGPLAPPPPPLLPEEVGGTQGPPELPPAPLAEGGPPLGTLGPPTACPLAPMGHDVPNLLISPHMLPLTDLELEFRYRGRQVSAVTISHPHGCRLFHSRLRPTRERVELFGPLALEQVPFPPPDTIPNQKQRFYTQQLLEVLDRGLLLELQGQDLYALRLCQCKVFWTGPCAPPGPGPNPIEREKRTKLFSLEGFLNGLILFQKGQSTTPPPFEIFLCFGEEWPDQKPKEKKLIMVQVVPVAARLLLEIFSGELSWSADSVPLQISPPDLKDKMVEQFKELHQLWQNQQRLPTAQPQLVTANGGPWVLPPP is encoded by the exons ATGAACCCCCCCCCGCGGCGGGTGCGGCTGAAGCCGTGGCTGGTGGCCCAGGTGAGCAGCCAGCGGTACCCGGGGCTGCGGTGGTTGGACCCCGAGCGGCGCCGCTTCGTCATCCCCTGGTGCCACGCGACCaggaacccccccaccccccctgagCATGACACCATCTTCAAG GCCTGGGCGCAGGTGACGGGCCGGCTGGGGACGGGCGCGGCCCCCGCGCGCTGGAAGGCGACGCTGCGCTGCGCGTTGCACAAGAGCCGCGAGTTCCGGCTGCTCCTGGACGGGCCCCGCGCGCGGCCCCCGCGGCCCTTCCGCGTGTACGAGCTGTGTGCGGAGCCCCGCCGCG ATGGGGCGGCCGAGGAGGACTGTGACAGCggcgaggaggaagaggaggaggaggaggagatgagcCAG CTCCAGAAGTTGACAGCTCTGAGCATCGATG ACACCCAACCCAGGGGGGACCTGCTGCCCCCCTggactgaggaggaggaggagcccccCTTCAGCGGCTGCGCCCCGGGGCCCCtcgctccgcccccccccccgctgctccccgAGGAagtggggggcacccaggggccCCCCGAGCTGCCCCCCGCTCCTCTCGCTGAGGGGGGGCCCCCCCTGGGCACCTTGGGCCCCCCCACCGCCTGCCCACTGGCCCCCATGGGCCACGACGTCCCCAACCTGCTCATCAGCCCCCACATGCTGCCAC TGACCGACCTGGAGCTGGAGTTCCGGTACCGCGGCCGCCAGGTCTCGGCTGTCACCATCAGCCACCCCCACGGCTGCCGCCTGTTCCACAGCCGCCTGCGGCCCACGCGCGAGCGGGTGGAACTCTTCGGGCCGCTGGCGCTGGAGCAGGTCCCCTTCCCGCCCCCCGACACCATCCCCAACCAGAAGCAGCGATTTTAcacccagcagctcctggaggtGCTGGACCGGGGGCTCCTCCTGGAGCTGCAGGGGCAGGATCTTTACGCCCTTCGCCTCTGCCAGTGCAAAGTTTTCTGGACGGGGCCCtgcgccccccccggccccggccccaacCCCATCGAGAGGGAGAAGAGGACGAAGCTCTTCAGCCTCGAGGGGTTTCTCAATG GCCTCATCCTGTTCCAGAAGGGGCAgagcaccacccccccccccttcgaGATCTTCCTCTGCTTCGGCGAGGAGTGGCCGGACCAGAAGCCCAAGGAGAAAAAACTCATCATGGTGCAG GTGGTGCCGGTGGCGGCGCGGCTGCTGCTGGAGATTTTCTCGGGCGAGTTGTCGTGGTCGGCCGACAGCGTCCCGCTGCAGATCTCCCCCCCCGACCTCAAGGACAAGATGGTGGAACAGTTCAAGGAGCTTCACCAGCTCTGGCAGAACCAGCAGCGGCTGCCGACGGCGCAACCGCAGCTCGTCACCGCTAACGGGGGCCCCTGGGTGCTGCCACCCCCGTGA